A single Merismopedia glauca CCAP 1448/3 DNA region contains:
- a CDS encoding DUF1838 domain-containing protein: MVTKIQNFDAQYWVKTRSSLDPNQSTFLIWTGAIYAFVPGEKRNRLFKMAGVSVSRCISTEEGSWDFTSRELTYYLHPETGEILRQWENPWTGELLTVMHVANNPVQGLFKGQFPAQVDGDSTTFVFDLFSTYPNPLAEDPKFVDYSPNPTYQAAELFKITVPTEELLNSAILSVSELQLCWDRIGPWLPWMKMGDRPGQLIYSAYGGKVSGFSELPQLLKDEINTRVPLYKNAPKSFSDGEDITSWLYFQKHFDAYLAG, from the coding sequence ATGGTTACTAAAATCCAAAACTTTGATGCTCAATACTGGGTTAAGACACGCTCATCCCTAGATCCAAATCAATCGACCTTCCTGATCTGGACAGGGGCAATTTACGCCTTTGTCCCAGGTGAAAAGCGAAATCGTCTCTTTAAAATGGCAGGTGTGAGTGTCAGCAGGTGTATTTCAACCGAAGAGGGTAGTTGGGATTTTACTTCCAGGGAATTGACTTACTACCTTCATCCAGAAACAGGTGAAATTTTGCGACAGTGGGAAAATCCTTGGACAGGAGAATTACTCACGGTAATGCACGTTGCTAATAATCCAGTACAAGGTCTTTTTAAGGGTCAGTTTCCCGCACAGGTAGACGGAGACAGTACAACCTTCGTATTCGATTTATTTTCTACCTACCCCAATCCTCTGGCTGAAGATCCAAAATTTGTTGATTACAGTCCCAATCCAACTTATCAAGCAGCAGAGTTGTTTAAAATTACCGTTCCGACAGAAGAACTACTAAATTCTGCAATTCTCTCAGTTTCTGAATTACAGCTTTGTTGGGATCGGATTGGTCCCTGGCTTCCTTGGATGAAAATGGGCGATCGCCCAGGTCAACTAATCTATAGTGCTTATGGGGGTAAAGTCAGTGGTTTTAGTGAATTACCACAATTACTGAAAGATGAAATTAATACTCGCGTACCTCTATATAAAAATGCACCCAAATCTTTCTCAGACGGCGAAGATATCACCTCATGGCTGTATTTCCAAAAACACTTTGATGCTTACTTAGCTGGAT